One Cryptomeria japonica unplaced genomic scaffold, Sugi_1.0 HiC_scaffold_417, whole genome shotgun sequence genomic region harbors:
- the LOC131871507 gene encoding auxin response factor 9-like, translating into MIRGSEKRRHLLTAGWRVFVNSERLVAGDAFIFMRDKNGELHVGVGVPCISKVTFLSVVISSRRMEIFVLAAASHAIPGRAMFRVYYKPRQKLMIFPSSLLPLKLFSHSTSKYLLVLIKFYNP; encoded by the exons GTGAGAAAAGGAGGCATTTGCTGACAGCTGGGTGGAGAGTCTTTGTTAACTCCGAAAGGCTTGTAGCAGGAGATGCATTCATCTTTATGAG GGATAAAAATGGCGAACTACATGTAGGGGTCGGCGTGCCATGCATCAGCAAAGTAACATTCCTGTCCGTAGTTATATCCAGTCGCAGAATGGAGATTTTTGTCCTTGCTGCTGCGTCACATGCCATTCCAGGGAGGGCTATGTTTAGAGTCTACTACAAGCCAAGGCAAAAACTGATGATATTTCCTAGTAGTCTCTTACCACTCAAATTATTTTCACATTCAACATCTAAATATCTTTTAGTGTTAATAAAATTCTACAATCCATGA